In the genome of Plasmodium yoelii strain 17X genome assembly, chromosome: 14, one region contains:
- a CDS encoding CG2-related protein, putative has protein sequence MNNENKICLVNFSNDVFYNIIKYLTINEALKLKLVSKCFYEYFKDEKAYSFNSYINLNNYIKFVRFINPEKLSIFFLSLLNDEKKVYSNLRFAKGNANFGINRKQLIECDKPFLKKVILKGKFLRNTNFYDISKLIGSHANTLEELSIHGLNDVNCPLFIYYNYSILFEFLSKEILINNFPIKLVTKNNLENIQNCILELNRQNDENFQTNLTNKIKQHFLYEHISIVYNCNKKCVEKIKNYKQKININNYITSLNVLKVLNLTGIQSYDMIEMFIPIHMPFLNTLNISCYDYFFYFYHMAISVFLYGKGEQIFTQFSNFKSRQNIDKKYTKDEKKDILIDSHVCKKNLKKKCENKNDTIYNDKELDELLKDIDDNLIETHKILSNFQKKYEQDAICYYEQNIKNNNKKIFFTPAYKDNIYMNNINNPVYYADGSYINYDSDINNKYMTKNLASCEYKYINDHNKKDEDYNKTNYKNLENYHDILRYTKSDSTVYSTCKSIINVDSFYTIPSNENFSSNSTCLKDTASEDIIYDEKKKKKKNINRNFNEQNLHTEKKKIKNLKRGGYMWLIENSKYKKNVSIEILYLFKNIIEKEEKKSRKNIISLLYNLKLEHFSLFNYSLSSPFLWLLLLVKNENLKTLCILDLCLPHLLSALTFLEAFLKQNLFNFQGMMRRRRKRLGSIYFKFNDEEEIKFVNQTYSTIINELNRSNFPSNKTKKNKILHIVIYVYNNRKENKQFIKHIRKISRSLWRCNYIVHYTIQYYKYKYFNKYFEIDNLYRDYIFNIIMSNHRFNQSAFNQNRSSLVHK, from the exons atgaataatgaaaataaaatatgcctcgttaatttttcaaacgacgttttttataatattataaaatatttaacaaTTAACGAAGCCCTAAAATTAAAGTTAGTGAGCAAATGcttttatgaatattttaaagaTGAGAAAGCGTATAGTTTTAATAGTTACATTAACTTAAACAACTACATTAAATTTGTAAGATTTATAAATCCTGAAAAattaagtattttttttctttcccTATTAAATGATGAGAAAAAGGTTTATTCCAATTTACGATTTG CAAAAGGAAATGCCAACTTTGGAATAAACAGAAAACAGCTAATAGAATGTGATAAaccttttttaaaaaaagttattttGAAAGGAAAATTTTTAAGAAACacaaatttttatgatataaGTAAATTAATAGGTTCTCATGCAAATACGTTAGAAGAATTATCTATTCATGGATTGAATGATGTGAATTGTcctttgtttatttattacaattatagtatattatttgaatttctttcaaaagaaatattaataaataattttcctATAAAACTTGTGactaaaaataatttagaaaatatacaaaattgtattttaGAACTTAATAGACAAAATGACGAAAATTTTCAAACAAATTTgactaataaaataaaacagcATTTTCTATATGAACATATAAGTATTGTATAtaattgtaataaaaaatgtgttgaaaaaataaaaaattataaacaaaaaataaatataaataattatataaccagtttaaatgttttaaaagttttaaatttaaCAGGTATTCAAAGTTATGATATGATAGAAATGTTTATACCCATACATATGCCATTTTTAAACactttaaatatatcatgttatgattattttttttatttttatcatatggCTATATCTGTTTTCTTATATGGTAAAGGAGAACAAATTTTTACACAATTTTCTAATTTTAAGAGTAGACaaaatattgataaaaaatatacaaaggatgaaaaaaaagatatattgATAGATAGCCATGTGtgcaaaaaaaatttaaaaaaaaaatgtgaaaataaaaatgatacaatatataatgataaagaATTGGATGAATTGTTAAAAGATATCGATGATAATTTAATAGAAACTCATAAAATTTTATctaattttcaaaaaaaatatgaacaagatGCTATATGttattatgaacaaaatataaaaaataataataaaaaaattttttttacaccagcatataaagataatatatatatgaacaatataaataatccTGTATATTATGCAGATGGtagttatataaattatgactcagacataaataataaatacatgACAAAAAATTTGGCTAGttgtgaatataaatatattaatgatcataataaaaaagatgaagATTATAACAAAactaattataaaaatttagaaaattatCATGATATTTTAAGATATACTAAAAGTGATAGTACTGTTTATAGTACTTGTAAAAGTATTATCAATGTTGACAGTTTTTATACAATACCAAGTAATGAAAATTTTTCAAGTAATAGTACATGTTTAAAAGATACAGCTAGCGAAGATATAatttatgatgaaaaaaaaaaaaaaaaaaaaaatattaatcgAAATTTCAATGAACAAAATTTGCACacagaaaaaaagaaaataaaaaatttaaaaagagGAGGATATATGTGGTTAATTGAAAAtagcaaatataaaaaaaatgtaagtatagaaatattatatttatttaaaaacataattgaaaaagaagaaaaaaaaagtcgaaaaaatataatatcgttattatataatttaaaactaGAACATTTTTCGTTATTTAATTATAGCTTAAGTAGTCCGTTTTTAtggttattattattagtaaaaaatgaaaatttaaaaacttTGTGTATATTAGATTTATGTCTACCACATTTATTATCAgctttaacatttttagagGCATTcttaaaacaaaatttatttaattttcaaGGGATGATgagaagaagaagaaaaagacttggtagtatatattttaaatttaacgatgaagaagaaattaaatttgttaatcAAACTTATTCAACAAttataaatgaattaaatagATCGAATTTTCCttcaaataaaacaaaaaaaaataaaattttacatatagttatttatgtatataataatagaaaagaaaataaacaatttataaaacatatcCGAAAAATTTCAAGGTCGTTATGGCGATGTAATTATATAGTGCATTATACAATTCAGtactataaatataaatattttaataaatatttcgaAATTGATAATTTGTATAGAGACTACATATTTAACATTATCATGTCTAATCATAGATTTAATCAATCTGCATTCAATCAGAATCGCTCCTCCCTCGTTCATAAATAA
- a CDS encoding nucleotidyltransferase, putative gives MHRINAIIKFNTSPQIPYYIKNAFIQKPSKHIFCLLLKIKDYEKLFNSILNRVCKKEGIYKFDKNNVKTNTTMACRKRVHKFYYTFYRNFSQYNNYTTPHNNKNNKIYLTNDFLNMNSLKNEISNIHEKLTENSFIDKKKEEIYFLLKNAIFPNLKGKIYFIGSCENNIWIKNSDIDSCIVVENCEDKNSYLYILKVIKSAINLIHPSLTVNIIKASVPIAKIYKDQTNICDISINNTVAIVNTHLVSCLCNIDERVPIINRIIKYWAKQKNINNRSQGTFSSYALFLLTYFFFQNLETPILPPYKSIERASLTPFEINSEYFFLQDEVEMPFYTKIEDIKNNFQEFQKNTDDISKLLYGFFEFYSNDVCKNGITLDVYNNQIIENKDMTANIYCPITKKIVNTYSINTWKKMFEKIQSAYIQLKNGTSLNTICEETKDDTSNIRIDLKDHLLRRKVFQDFYMP, from the exons atgcataggattaatgctattattaaatttaatacGTCCCCGCAAATTCcatattacataaaaaatgccTTTATTCAAAAACCAtcaaaacatatattttgcctcttattaaaaataaaagactatgaaaaattattcaaTAGTATATTAAATAGAGTATGTAAAAAAGAAGggatatataaatttgataaaaataatgtgaAAACAAATACAACAATGGCCTGTAGAAAAAGAGTACATAAATTTTACTACACATTTTATAGAAACTTTTcacaatataataattatactaCACCacataataacaaaaataataaaatatatttaacaaatgattttttaaatatgaatagtttaaaaaatgaaatttccAATATTCACGAAAAATTAACAGAGAATTCTTTTattgacaaaaaaaaagaagaaatatattttttgctaAAAAATGCAATATTTCCAAACTTGAagggaaaaatatatttcattggATCgtgtgaaaataatatatg GATAAAAAACTCAGATATAGATAGCTGTATAGTTGTAGAAAATTGCGAAGataaaaattcatatttatatattttgaaagTTATTAAAAGTGCTATTAATTTAATACACCCATCTTTAACtgtaaatataattaaagcATCAGTTCCAATAGCTAAAATATACAAAGACCAAACTAACATATGTGATATTAGTATTAACAATACGGTAGCAATAGTCAATACACATTTAGTTTCATGTTTATGTAACATTGATGAAAGAGTTCCAATAATAAATCGAATAATCAAATATTGggcaaaacaaaaaaatattaacaacaG atcTCAGGGTACGTTCAGTTCTTatgctttatttttattaacatattttttctttcaaaATTTAGAAACCCCGATACTACCTCCATACAA ATCCATAGAAAGAGCTAGCTTAACACCGTTTGAAATTAATAGTGAAT actTTTTTTTACAAGATGAAGTAGAAATGCCATTTTACACAAAAATTGA ggacataaaaaataattttcaagAGTTTCAAAAAAACACAGACGATATTTCAAAACTATTGTATGGATTTTTTGAG TTTTATTCGAATGATGTTTGCAAAAATGGAATAACCCTTgatgtatataataaccaaataattgaaaataaagatatgactgcaaatatatattgcccaataacaaaaaaaattgttaatacATATAGCATCAATACGTGGAAAAAAATGTTTGAAAAAATTCAATCAGCTTATATTCAACTAAAAAAT GGAACTAGTTTAAATACAATATGCGAAGAAACTAAAGATGACACATCTAATATAAGAATAGATCTTAAAg aTCATTTATTAAGACGAAAGGTTTTTCAAGATTTTTATATGCCCtaa
- a CDS encoding elongation factor G, putative, producing MMTRHCVFLLKRNLYRIKKVVPSRTVLFMNSSCNFSSICIDNLRNIGISAHIDAGKTTLTERILYYTGKIKSIHEVRGTDGVGATMDSMDLEREKGITIQSAATHCVWNVNNQKYDINIIDTPGHVDFTIEVERSLRVLDAAVLVICGVSGVQSQTLTVNRQMDRYHIPRILFINKLDRDGANIERTLETIEKKLNLNTILLQIPIGIEQKLKGVYDLVNKKGYLFKGKSGVDVEEIPSDQDILNIDSGFPINLVDLLRNRIFEKLADADDEFAEIYLNNDVNDIKINDIYKTIRKCTIQNKIAPICLGSAKSNVGVQLLLDNVCNFLPSPREVKNYGYIYDGQNIADTDIVDNEEINDSFIKSNKNKREVQLLCDNSEPMVGFLFKIQEDSMHGQMSYFRIYQGKIRKKDMITNMITHKKEVVKKIMKMHSNTAQEINEAHAGDIIAINGITGSTGTTYTNGINTNFHLLNIYVPKPVISVAVEILKKGDMTKLTKALNKFTKEDPTFYVKTDEQTKETIFEGIGELQLEIYKERLKREFNINVNLKNPKINFKETITKPYECSYTYKKQKGGAGLYAHVHAIFETVSENYNDTPHCQFVNEVIGNDLPKNFIQSIEKAFKEQIEKGYLNKSEIINMKMRLISGKIHEVDSNDLAFKKATINLIKENYQNFCPVLLEPIMHVEIISNYDHQSNILTSITKRKGLVTNIVNNMNIIYIYADIPLKHMFNYINEIRAITQGQGTYTMEFSRYEQVSKNDLDEILKQADKK from the coding sequence atgatgactCGGCATTGTGTTTTTCTTTTGAAAAGAAATTTGTATAGGATAAAGAAAGTAGTTCCTTCTCGAACAGTATTATTTATGAACAGTTCATGTAATTTTTCTTCAATATGTATTGATAATTTACGAAATATCGGAATAAGTGCACATATTGATGCAGGGAAAACAACATTAACAGAAAggatattatattatacaggtaaaataaaaagtatacATGAAGTTAGAGGTACTGATGGGGTCGGAGCAACTATGGATTCTATGGATTTAGAAAGAGAAAAAGGAATCACTATTCAATCAGCAGCAACACATTGTGTATGGAATGTAAATAATCAGaaatatgatataaatataattgataCCCCTGGGCATGTAGATTTTACTATTGAAGTAGAAAGATCATTACGAGTTTTAGATGCAGCAGTTTTGGTTATATGTGGTGTATCAGGGGTACAAAGCCAAACCTTAACTGTTAATAGACAAATGGATAGATATCATATACCAAGaatattgtttataaataaattagatAGAGATGGTGCCAATATTGAAAGAACATTAGAAACaatcgaaaaaaaattaaatttaaatacaattttattgCAAATACCAATTGGAATAGAACAAAAATTGAAAGGTGTTTATGAtcttgttaataaaaaaggttatttatttaaaggaAAAAGTGGTGTAGATGTCGAAGAAATTCCAAGTGATCAAgatattttgaatattgATTCAGGGTTTCCTATAAATTTAGTTGACCTTCTTAGAAATCGTATTTTTGAAAAACTTGCAGATGCAGATGATGAATTTgcagaaatatatttaaacaatGATGTGaatgatattaaaattaatgatatttataaaacTATACGTAAGTGCActattcaaaataaaattgcacCGATATGTTTAGGTAGTGCAAAAAGTAATGTCGGGGTACAATTACTTCTTGATAATGTATGCAATTTTTTACCATCCCCTAGAGAAGTTAAGAATTATGGATATATTTATGATGGTCAAAATATTGCAGATACAGATATTGTTGATAACGAAGAAATTAATGATAGTTTTattaaatcaaataaaaataagagaGAAGTACAACTTCTTTGTGATAATTCTGAACCCATGGTTGgatttttattcaaaattCAAGAAGATTCAATGCATGGACAAATGAGCTATTTTCGTATATATCAAGGGAAAATACGAAAAAAAGATATGATAACAAATATGATAACACATAAAAAAGaagttgtaaaaaaaataatgaaaatgcaTTCAAATACTGCACAAGAAATAAATGAAGCACATGCAGGTGATATAATTGCTATAAATGGAATCACGGGATCAACTGGTACAACATATACTAATGGAATTAATACAAATTtccatttattaaatatatatgttccTAAACCTGTTATATCTGTAGCAGttgaaatattaaaaaaaggtGACATGACAAAATTAACTAAAgctttaaataaatttacaaaagAAGATCCAACTTTTTATGTAAAAACAGATGAACAAACAAAAGAAACAATTTTTGAAGGTATAGGGGAATTACaattagaaatatataaagaaagaTTAAAACGtgaatttaatattaatgtaaatttaaaaaatcctaaaataaattttaaagaaaCAATAACAAAACCATATGAATgttcatatacatataaaaaacaaaaaggtGGTGCAGGTTTATATGCACATGTACATGCAATTTTTGAAACAGTAtcagaaaattataatgatacACCACATTGTCAATTTGTAAATGAAGTTATAGGAAATGATTTACctaaaaattttatacaatCTATTGAAAAGGCATTTAAAGAACAAATAGAAAAAGgctatttaaataaatcagaaattataaatatgaaaatgcGATTAATAAGTGGAAAAATACATGAAGTTGATAGTAATGATTTAGCCTTTAAAAAAGCTactataaatttaataaaagaaaattatcaaaatttcTGTCCTGTACTTTTAGAACCTATTATGCATGTAGAAATTATTTCAAATTATGACCACCAAAGTAATATTTTAACTAGTATAACAAAAAGAAAGGGTTTAGTCACAAACAtagtaaataatatgaatataatatatatatatgcagaTATACCCTTAAAGCacatgtttaattatataaatgaaattaGGGCAATTACACAAGGCCAGGGAACATATACTATGGAATTTTCGAGATATGAGCAAGTGAGCAAAAATGACCTTGACGAGATATTGAAGCAAGCGGATAAAAAGTGA
- a CDS encoding dolichyl-diphosphooligosaccharide--protein glycosyltransferase subunit OST4, putative, which translates to MDFELYLISNILGIFILILIFIFHYLFYGSD; encoded by the exons ATGGATTTTGAACTGTATTTAATTTCAAACATTTTAG GTATATTTatcttaattttaatatttatttttcattactTATTTTATGGATCTGATTAA